The following are encoded in a window of Amycolatopsis solani genomic DNA:
- the eccCa gene encoding type VII secretion protein EccCa, which translates to MSTLQFKRSPRLAAPRPPGGEVHLEPPPEVPRVIPGNIVLKALPVVMIVASLGLLVFLFQSSQRNPLTIALGATTVLGTLGMMASGGGKGGGAKRAEMDEDRKDYLRYLGQMRDRAREAMVDQRAALEWVHPDPQSLWSLAASRRMWERRQNDQDFLHLRVGRSSHRLATRLVPPQTGPVDELEPISTLALRRFVQAHSIVPDLPTQIALRGFAAVCLQGDLELTRGLTRAMLAQIVSFHSPEDVLIAVATAGRAKGEWEWAKWLPHAQHPTLADGIGPMRMMAGSLAQIEDWLDEELRDRQRFSRNATPAQDEPHVVIVLDDAEVTREEQIILEEGLVGVTLIDLSESIGNLASRRGLRLVVEADRMGARSAGGVEWFGRPDTLSVVEAETLARRISPYRLGGSGGQDVGEEEPLLSNPSLLELLGIPGDPMTFDVQQAWRPRPIRDRYRVPFGVGEYGQPVELDIKEAAAEGMGPHGLCIGATGSGKSEFLRTLVLGMLATHSSSTLNFVLVDFKGGATFLGLDKAPHVSAVITNLADEVTLVDRMKDALAGEMNRRQEALKNGGNFKNVWEYEKARENGADLDPLPALFIVCDEFSELLSAKPDFIDLFVAIGRLGRSLQMHMLLASQRLEEGKLRGLDSHLSYRIGLKTFSAAESRAAIGVPDAFELPSVPGGGYLKFDTSTLVRFKASYVSGPYRPAGLKAAGPAATVVRADKRPQLFVPDFVELPKEPELIETPVAAAPQSEEAVEPSELDVIVSRLVGQGPPAHEVWLPPLKDPNSLDTLLPNLNPTDDRGLSPVGFFGNGRLQVPLGIIDRPYEQRRDPLWADFSGASGHGVIVGGPQSGKSTMLRTLIMSMALTHTPEEAQFYCLDLGGGTLTGLADLPHVGGVAVARREPDKARRIVAELTTLLTEREGRFGAMGIDSMTEFRNRKRRGEIRPDQDPFGDAFLVVDNWRALRDDFEELETTITRLATQGLSYGVHVIVAANRWADIRPAIKDMLGTRFELRLGDPTESDIDRRVAVNIPAGRPGRGLTREKLHMLGGLPRIDGSSDPETIAAGVADAVGKIKGAWRGRVAPQVRLLPEMITYEEVLKLDTARESKLVPIGVNEEDLQPIYLDFNAEPHFYAFADGESGKTNLLRQIARGISERYTSSEALILLVDYRRTMLGFVQGDALLGYAVSANQLESMVGDVFNSMTRRLPGPDVTQEQLKTRSWWKGPELFILVDDYDLVATSTANPLRKISDFLPQAKDVGLHLVVVRRTGGASKAMYDPIIGKLKEIAAPGMVMNGSRDEGALVGNIKPSAMPPGRGNLLTRKNGKQLIQVSWIQPD; encoded by the coding sequence ATGAGCACTCTCCAGTTCAAGCGGTCGCCCCGATTGGCGGCGCCGCGGCCGCCGGGTGGTGAAGTCCACCTCGAGCCGCCGCCGGAGGTGCCGCGGGTCATTCCCGGGAACATCGTGCTGAAAGCGCTGCCGGTCGTGATGATCGTGGCGTCGCTGGGGTTGCTGGTGTTCTTGTTCCAGTCGAGCCAGCGCAACCCGCTGACGATCGCCCTGGGCGCCACCACGGTCCTCGGCACCCTCGGGATGATGGCGAGCGGCGGCGGCAAGGGCGGCGGGGCCAAGCGCGCCGAGATGGACGAAGACCGCAAGGACTACCTGCGCTACCTCGGGCAGATGCGTGACCGCGCGCGTGAGGCGATGGTCGACCAGCGCGCTGCCCTGGAGTGGGTGCATCCGGATCCGCAGTCGCTGTGGTCGCTCGCGGCCAGCCGCCGGATGTGGGAGCGCCGCCAGAACGACCAGGACTTCCTGCACCTGCGCGTGGGACGGAGTTCGCACCGGCTGGCCACGCGGCTCGTGCCGCCGCAGACGGGCCCGGTGGACGAGCTGGAGCCGATCTCGACCCTGGCGTTGCGCCGGTTCGTCCAGGCGCACTCGATCGTGCCCGACCTTCCCACCCAGATCGCGTTGCGGGGCTTCGCCGCGGTGTGCCTGCAAGGGGACCTGGAACTGACTCGGGGCCTGACCCGCGCGATGCTCGCGCAGATCGTTTCCTTCCACAGCCCGGAAGACGTGCTGATCGCGGTGGCGACCGCCGGGCGCGCCAAGGGGGAGTGGGAGTGGGCGAAGTGGCTGCCGCACGCCCAGCACCCGACGTTGGCCGACGGTATCGGGCCGATGCGGATGATGGCCGGTTCCTTGGCGCAGATCGAGGATTGGCTCGACGAAGAACTCCGTGACCGGCAGCGCTTCTCCCGCAACGCCACCCCGGCGCAGGATGAGCCGCACGTGGTGATCGTCCTCGACGACGCCGAGGTCACCCGCGAAGAGCAGATCATCCTCGAAGAGGGACTGGTCGGGGTGACGCTGATCGACCTGTCGGAGTCGATCGGCAACCTGGCTTCCCGGCGCGGCCTCCGGCTGGTGGTCGAGGCGGATCGGATGGGGGCGCGCAGCGCCGGCGGCGTCGAGTGGTTCGGCCGCCCGGACACGTTGAGCGTCGTGGAAGCGGAAACGCTGGCCCGGCGGATTTCCCCGTATCGCCTGGGTGGTTCAGGTGGCCAGGACGTCGGCGAGGAAGAGCCGCTGTTGTCCAACCCGTCGTTGCTGGAGCTGCTGGGCATCCCGGGTGACCCGATGACCTTCGACGTGCAGCAGGCGTGGCGGCCCCGCCCGATCCGTGACCGCTACCGCGTCCCCTTCGGTGTCGGGGAATACGGCCAGCCGGTCGAGCTGGACATCAAGGAAGCCGCCGCCGAAGGCATGGGCCCGCACGGGCTGTGCATCGGCGCGACCGGGTCGGGTAAGTCGGAGTTCCTGCGCACCCTGGTGCTCGGCATGCTGGCCACGCACTCCTCCAGCACGTTGAATTTCGTTCTGGTGGACTTCAAGGGTGGTGCGACGTTCCTCGGTTTGGACAAGGCTCCGCACGTGTCGGCGGTGATCACCAACCTCGCCGATGAGGTCACGCTGGTCGACCGGATGAAGGACGCGCTGGCGGGGGAGATGAACCGCCGTCAGGAAGCGTTGAAGAACGGCGGCAACTTCAAAAACGTCTGGGAGTACGAGAAAGCCCGCGAGAACGGCGCTGATCTCGACCCGCTGCCCGCGTTGTTCATCGTGTGTGACGAGTTTTCCGAGCTGCTCTCGGCGAAACCGGACTTCATCGACCTGTTCGTCGCGATCGGCCGGCTGGGCCGGTCGCTGCAGATGCACATGCTGCTGGCCTCCCAGCGGCTGGAGGAAGGCAAGCTGCGTGGTCTGGACTCGCACCTGTCCTACCGCATCGGGTTGAAGACGTTCTCGGCGGCGGAGTCGCGGGCGGCGATCGGGGTGCCGGACGCGTTCGAACTCCCGTCGGTGCCCGGGGGTGGGTATTTGAAGTTCGACACGTCCACGTTGGTGCGGTTCAAGGCTTCCTATGTGTCGGGCCCGTACCGCCCGGCCGGGCTGAAAGCGGCCGGGCCGGCGGCGACGGTGGTGCGGGCGGACAAACGCCCGCAGTTGTTCGTGCCGGACTTCGTGGAGCTGCCGAAGGAGCCGGAGCTGATCGAAACCCCGGTCGCGGCGGCGCCGCAGTCGGAGGAGGCGGTGGAGCCTTCGGAGCTGGATGTGATCGTGTCGCGGCTGGTGGGCCAAGGCCCGCCGGCGCACGAGGTGTGGCTGCCGCCGCTGAAGGACCCCAACTCCCTGGACACGCTGCTGCCCAACCTCAACCCCACCGACGACCGGGGTCTGTCCCCGGTCGGGTTTTTCGGCAACGGCCGCCTGCAGGTGCCCCTCGGCATCATCGACCGGCCATACGAGCAGCGCCGTGACCCGCTCTGGGCGGACTTTTCCGGGGCGTCCGGGCACGGGGTGATCGTGGGGGGTCCGCAGTCGGGGAAGTCGACGATGCTGCGGACGCTGATCATGTCGATGGCCCTGACCCACACGCCGGAGGAGGCGCAGTTCTACTGCCTGGACCTCGGTGGCGGCACCCTGACCGGCCTCGCCGACCTGCCCCACGTCGGCGGCGTCGCCGTCGCCCGGCGGGAGCCGGACAAGGCCCGCCGGATCGTGGCCGAGCTGACCACGCTGCTGACCGAGCGGGAGGGCCGGTTCGGGGCGATGGGCATCGACTCGATGACCGAGTTCCGCAACCGCAAACGCCGCGGGGAGATCCGCCCGGACCAGGACCCGTTCGGCGACGCGTTCCTGGTCGTGGACAACTGGCGCGCCCTGCGCGATGACTTCGAAGAGCTGGAAACCACGATCACCCGCCTGGCCACCCAGGGCCTCTCCTACGGCGTGCACGTGATCGTGGCGGCGAACCGGTGGGCCGACATCCGCCCGGCGATCAAGGACATGCTGGGCACCCGGTTCGAACTGCGCCTCGGTGACCCGACCGAGTCCGACATCGACCGCCGGGTCGCGGTGAACATCCCGGCCGGACGCCCAGGCCGCGGCCTGACCCGGGAGAAGCTGCACATGCTCGGCGGTCTCCCGCGCATCGACGGCTCCAGCGACCCCGAAACCATCGCCGCCGGGGTGGCGGACGCGGTGGGCAAGATCAAGGGTGCGTGGCGGGGCCGGGTGGCGCCGCAGGTGCGGCTGCTGCCGGAGATGATCACCTACGAGGAGGTCCTCAAGCTCGACACGGCGCGGGAGTCGAAGCTGGTCCCGATCGGAGTCAACGAGGAAGACCTGCAGCCGATCTACCTGGACTTCAACGCCGAGCCGCACTTCTACGCCTTCGCCGACGGCGAATCCGGCAAGACGAACCTGCTGCGGCAGATCGCCCGCGGTATTTCGGAGCGCTACACCTCCTCGGAGGCGTTGATCCTGCTGGTGGACTACCGGCGCACGATGCTCGGTTTCGTCCAAGGTGACGCGCTGTTGGGGTATGCGGTGTCGGCGAACCAGCTGGAGAGCATGGTCGGGGACGTCTTCAATTCGATGACGCGGCGGTTGCCGGGTCCGGATGTGACGCAGGAGCAGTTGAAGACGCGGTCGTGGTGGAAGGGCCCGGAGTTGTTCATCCTGGTCGATGACTACGACCTGGTCGCCACCTCGACGGCCAACCCGCTGCGGAAGATCTCCGACTTCCTCCCGCAGGCCAAGGATGTGGGTCTGCACCTGGTGGTGGTGCGCCGCACGGGTGGTGCGAGCAAGGCGATGTATGACCCGATCATCGGGAAGTTGAAGGAGATCGCGGCGCCGGGCATGGTGATGAACGGTTCGCGTGATGAGGGTGCGCTGGTCGGCAACATCAAGCCGTCGGCGATGCCGCCGGGGCGGGGGAATCTGCTGACCCGGAAGAACGGCAAGCAGTTGATCCAGGTGTCGTGGATCCAGCCCGACTAG
- a CDS encoding TetR/AcrR family transcriptional regulator, with product MVLNARGQVSEARSRLLATATRIFYAEGLHSVGIDRIVAEAKVTRATLYRHFPSKDDLVVAYLEGVHEMEREGIDKVVAGGLPAADGLRAIAKSIADGIGSAHFRGCAFLNAVAEYPDPAHPVHQAVLSHREWFLRTVTELLAQVGDTPAEPAGRHFVMLRDGAMAAGCLSEPAEVCDTFRQGVDGILEHRLAAAGK from the coding sequence ATGGTGCTCAACGCTCGAGGTCAGGTGTCGGAAGCGCGGTCGAGGCTGCTCGCGACGGCCACGCGGATCTTCTACGCCGAGGGTCTGCACTCCGTGGGGATCGACCGGATCGTCGCGGAGGCCAAGGTCACCCGCGCCACGCTGTACCGGCACTTCCCCAGCAAGGACGACCTCGTCGTCGCCTACCTCGAGGGTGTCCACGAGATGGAGCGCGAAGGGATCGACAAGGTCGTCGCCGGTGGTCTGCCGGCGGCCGACGGCCTGCGGGCGATCGCCAAGTCGATCGCCGACGGCATCGGGTCGGCCCACTTCCGGGGCTGCGCCTTCCTCAACGCGGTGGCGGAGTACCCGGACCCCGCCCATCCCGTGCATCAGGCCGTCCTCTCGCATCGCGAGTGGTTCCTCCGCACGGTCACCGAGCTGCTCGCGCAGGTGGGTGACACTCCGGCGGAACCCGCGGGGCGGCACTTCGTGATGCTGCGCGACGGCGCGATGGCGGCGGGCTGCCTGTCGGAGCCCGCCGAAGTCTGCGACACGTTCCGCCAGGGCGTCGACGGGATCCTGGAACACCGCCTCGCCGCCGCGGGGAAGTGA
- a CDS encoding FAD-binding oxidoreductase: MPHTRDHARSLADAHRALRTAVPDGQVHSAGPGYADSIALWNGAVEHRPALVLTCTTTADVVLGVRTAREFGLPLSVRSRGHDWAGRALTDGGLTLDVRPLNSVRVDPATRSAEVGGGASANHLLAAAGEHGLVGATGTIGTVGVAGLTLGGGYGPLAGRIGLAADNLLAAEVVTADGSVVHTDARHDPDLLWALRGGGGNFGVVTSMTVRLHAVPAVVTGLVLYPWHQAGPVLARVCEAQHEAPDDLTIQTGVIAAPDGSPALLVLPTWAGDVVTGEDPSGPVTALTRLGDPLLAQLDTVPLATAIAGRDAMFPDGRHVTIRTRSVPGLDEGVTDVVERFGGRLPTPQSGISLHHFHGAAARVAAADTAFGLRRPHLMAEILGIGQDTGGWADEASAALAGHAFPGGYANLLGPDATDQIPHAYGDNLPRLRRVKATVDPDGVFSATPLPMS, from the coding sequence ATGCCCCACACCCGCGACCACGCCCGTTCCCTCGCCGACGCCCACCGCGCACTGCGCACCGCCGTGCCGGACGGCCAAGTGCACTCGGCCGGCCCGGGATACGCCGACAGCATCGCCTTGTGGAACGGCGCCGTGGAACACCGGCCCGCCCTCGTGCTGACCTGCACCACCACCGCCGACGTCGTGCTCGGGGTGCGGACCGCCCGCGAGTTCGGCCTGCCGCTCTCCGTCCGCTCCCGCGGCCACGACTGGGCCGGGCGCGCACTGACCGACGGGGGCCTGACCCTGGACGTGCGGCCCTTGAACAGCGTCCGGGTCGACCCCGCCACCCGGTCCGCCGAGGTCGGCGGCGGCGCGTCCGCCAACCACCTGCTGGCCGCGGCCGGCGAGCACGGCCTCGTGGGCGCGACCGGCACCATCGGCACGGTCGGGGTCGCCGGGCTCACCCTGGGCGGCGGCTACGGACCGCTGGCCGGGCGGATCGGCCTCGCCGCCGACAACCTGCTGGCCGCCGAAGTCGTCACGGCCGACGGCTCGGTCGTGCACACGGACGCCCGGCACGACCCGGACCTGCTGTGGGCCCTGCGCGGCGGCGGGGGCAACTTCGGCGTCGTCACATCGATGACCGTCCGCCTGCACGCCGTGCCGGCGGTGGTGACCGGACTCGTGCTCTACCCCTGGCACCAGGCCGGGCCGGTGCTGGCGCGGGTGTGCGAGGCGCAGCACGAGGCGCCCGACGACCTGACGATCCAGACCGGCGTGATCGCCGCACCGGACGGTTCGCCCGCGCTGCTCGTGCTGCCGACCTGGGCCGGCGACGTCGTCACCGGCGAAGACCCGTCGGGGCCGGTGACGGCGCTGACCCGCCTCGGCGACCCCCTGCTCGCCCAGCTGGACACCGTTCCCCTCGCGACCGCGATCGCCGGGCGCGACGCGATGTTCCCCGACGGCAGGCACGTCACCATCCGGACCCGCTCGGTGCCCGGGCTCGACGAGGGCGTCACCGACGTCGTCGAGCGGTTCGGCGGCCGGCTCCCGACGCCGCAGTCCGGGATCAGCCTGCACCACTTCCACGGCGCCGCGGCGCGGGTCGCCGCCGCCGACACCGCGTTCGGCCTCCGCCGGCCGCACCTGATGGCCGAGATCCTCGGCATCGGGCAGGACACCGGCGGCTGGGCGGACGAGGCGTCTGCCGCACTGGCCGGGCACGCTTTCCCCGGCGGGTACGCCAACCTGCTCGGCCCGGACGCGACCGACCAGATCCCTCACGCTTACGGCGACAACCTGCCGCGGCTGCGGCGCGTCAAGGCCACTGTCGACCCCGACGGCGTCTTCTCCGCGACGCCGTTGCCGATGAGCTGA